The Raphanus sativus cultivar WK10039 chromosome 2, ASM80110v3, whole genome shotgun sequence genome includes a region encoding these proteins:
- the LOC108841070 gene encoding pathogenesis-related protein PR-1, with amino-acid sequence MATGSSTTQAIVFTISLLMVAFQAVHADYYRPRPPVTPTPYIPKPWVPLPTPSPKPVYRPPYTPRLPAGSIARQFLDPHNAIRSRLGLPPLVWDGKLASYATWWANQRRYDCSMTHSTGPYGENLFWGSGSSWAPGFVVHSWVVEGSSYNYNTNSCDGSGMCGHYTQIVWRDTKRLGCASVVCENGAGVFITCNYDPPGNYVGERPY; translated from the exons ATGGCTACCGGTTCATCGACGACCCAAGCCATTGTCTTCACAATTTCCCTTCTCATGGTCGCTTTCCAAGCAGTCCATGCAGACTATTACCGTCCAAGACCACCGGTTACCCCGACCCCTTACATCCCTAAGCCATGGGTCCCACTTCCAACCCCGAGCCCCAAGCCTGTTTATCGGCCTCCCTACACCCCGCGCCTACCAGCTGGCTCCATCGCTAGACAGTTCCTTGACCCACATAACGCTATTCGGTCTAGACTAG GTTTGCCTCCATTGGTTTGGGACGGCAAGCTAGCGAGCTACGCGACATGGTGGGCGAACCAGAGGCGTTACGACTGCTCAATGACCCATTCGACCGGCCCATACGGAGAGAACCTGTTCTGGGGAAGTGGATCGAGCTGGGCACCAGGATTTGTGGTGCATTCATGGGTCGTTGAAGGCAGCTCCTACAACTACAACACCAACTCGTGTGACGGAAGTGGGATGTGTGGTCACTACACTCAGATCGTGTGGCGTGACACCAAAAGGCTCGGATGCGCAAGTGTGGTATGTGAGAATGGTGCAGGAGTTTTCATCACTTGTAACTACGACCCTCCGGGTAACTACGTTGGTGAGAGGCCTTACTAA